One window of Papaver somniferum cultivar HN1 chromosome 9, ASM357369v1, whole genome shotgun sequence genomic DNA carries:
- the LOC113314394 gene encoding uncharacterized protein LOC113314394 — protein MASVEKKNRFRFAVPKKKTHGLAKDITKGKQDWTFLLCYPSSVASDRIVGKILTAIEGIGLDIMGMRLMCASAKFLTTHFDRDGRNPCPGDSTRHILTRFPFIAMILVGEGAIEKARQLTSEEYESYFTCEKVLQLTSEISVTKTLNIWAPGRLQAYTSDSFRSAVKDYELWFASDSLFTWRKEVEASKYLACAFPDGTLSGPTDDVRENIVKLEHYITVPPNFADIYYEEDLTFVLIRPLAFEKQCVGELVSIIERNSFYTKGLKLVRKSEFPDSKAWPASSSGDEKCEFGIGIAMLVCHILPQIQTVNDGDGCISNDGNTGKIKICSNLIYLGEPGDKTMIREFFEFGAVSWVDPASGANCGGYFVATLSSLQFA, from the exons ATGGCGTCTGTAGAGAAGAAAAATAGATTCAGATTTGCAGTACCGAAGAAAAAAACACACGGACTGGCAAAAGATATTACGAAGGGGAAGCAGGATTGGACCTTTTTGCTGTGCTATCCCAGTTCGGTTGCTTCGGATAGAATTGTTGGCAAGATCTTGACGGCAATTGAGGGCATCGGCTTGGACATCATGG GGATGAGATTAATGTGCGCATCAGCAAAATTTCTTACTACACACTTCGACAGGGATGGTAGAAACCCTTGTCCCGGTGATTCTACGCGACATATTCTTACTCGCTTTCCATTTATTGCCATGATATTGGTAGGTGAAGGTGCTATTGAGAAGGCTCGTCAGCTTACATCAGAAGAATATGAATCATATTTTACCTGCGAAAAGGTTCTTCAGCTTACATCAGAAATATCAGTGACGAAAACACTTAACATTTGGGCGCCTGGCAG GCTACAAGCTTACACCAGTGATTCATTTAGAAGTGCAGTAAAAGATTATGAATTGTGGTTTGCTAGTGACTCTCTTTTCACCTGGAGAAAAGAAGTAGAGGCAAGTAAATACCTGGCATGTGCATTCCCTGATGGCACTTTATCTGGCCCAACAGACGATGTTAGGGAAAACATAGTGAAATTGGAGCACTATATTACCGTTCCACC GAATTTCGCCGATATTTACTACGAGGAAGATCTTACATTCGTCCTAATTAGGCCTTTGGCTTTCGAAAAGCAATGCGTGGGTGAACTGGTATCCATTATTGAGCGTAATTCATTTTACACAAAAG GGTTAAAGCTGGTAAGAAAGTCTGAATTTCCTGACAGCAAGGCATGGCCTGCTTCGTCAAGTGGAGATGAGAAATGTGAATTTGGTATTGGTATCGCCATGCTTGTGTGTCATATTCTCCCACAGATACAAACAGTGAACGATGGAGATGGTTGCATATCCAATGACGGCAATACTGGGAAGATAAAAATTTGCAG CAACTTGATTTACCTAGGCGAGCCAGGGGATAAGACAATGATTCGTGAGTTTTTTGAATTTGGCGCTGTTTCCTGGGTGGATCCTGCTAGTGGTGCTAACTGCGGTGGTTATTTTGTGGCAACCTTGTCAAGCCTCCAGTTTGCATGA